A single Vanessa atalanta chromosome 25, ilVanAtal1.2, whole genome shotgun sequence DNA region contains:
- the LOC125073648 gene encoding epidermal growth factor receptor kinase substrate 8-like isoform X3, whose product MMAMRNSGGGGGGARGRTSDATAARALDEFDTLAGLRRSAYVLEHLATFTVTRETGIVYPADGMRRLLQLEKSNGIWSQKMQLCLEDQWVLVMDYETGSIMERFPASWVHSPTAFTSPEPAELYNNVLAFVVGAPEGGGGNSPANARRELHIFQCHDVGAQTLVEELNALKGVGSGGSEGGRDFVIERERERERENEMERPPPERDFVDVLQKFKLSFNLLARLRAHIHDPNAPELVHFLFTPLALIVDAAQDVADGRLPARVVQPLLTRDALNLLANCVTSKETELWHSLGDAWLIPREQWKTTIPPYQPVFMDGWSPDYQVDDQPLRRASPRRNEAGRGTDGAMVEEEGAGRADRSEGYGYDRDEPDLYGEQYASFPRNTRAMAREDSVSAASSPEREPAYRSDRDEDDLGEAWARGVSARGGRVVRVTYPRTANNDKELTVVRGEYLEVLDDSRKWWKARNRRGVTAHVPHTIVAPALSPPSSPHLYPNPIYTHYQESGGRGSGGSSPTVPESPRKVEKVVPPPPPPPPPPPEPPTPAPVIVPLKTDTMKSTKSVTSTSSGLHEELKMVLPQIQQRRLDFKKTPDIFIHQKSNPDEVAAWLEAKGFSSTAQKQLRVSGHQLFALSRTQLERVLGQDEGKRLYSQVLVQRNVSGYKTTSASELQSILRKVREKVEVS is encoded by the exons ATGATGGCGATGAGGAACTCAGGCGGCGGAGGGGGAGGTGCCCGGGGGCGGACGTCGGACGCGACGGCGGCACGCGCCCTGGACGAGTTCGATACCCTGGCAGGGTTGAGGAGAAGTGCCTATGTGCTAGAGCATCTCGCGACCTTCACAGTCACACGCGAGACGGGCATCGTTTATCCCGCAGATGGAATGAGACGACTGTTGCAGTTGGAAAAGAGCAACG GAATATGGAGCCAAAAAATGCAGCTTTGTTTAGAAGATCAATGGGTCTTAGTAATGGATTACGAAACCGGG TCCATAATGGAACGCTTCCCAGCCTCATGGGTACATTCTCCAACTGCGTTTACGTCCCCCGAGCCTGCGGAATTGTACAACAACGTGCTGGCGTTCGTGGTAGGAGCTCCGGAAGGCGGCGGTGGCAACTCACCTGCGAACGCTCGACGTGAACTCCACATATTTCAATGCCATGACGTCGGAGCTCAGACTCTGGTCGAGGAATTAAATGCTCTtaa GGGAGTCGGCAGCGGAGGATCTGAGGGAGGTCGTGATTTTGTTATCGAACGGGAAAGAGAAAGGGAACGAGAAAATGAAATGGAA AGACCACCTCCAGAACGGGACTTCGTGGATGTGCTTCAGAAATTCAAGCTTTCCTTTAACCTACTGGCGCGACTCCGTGCTCACATCCATGACCCAAACGCCCCAGAGCTAGTCCACTTCCTGTTCACGCCATTAGCGCTGATCGTGGACGCGGCACAAGACGTCGCCGACGGGCGGCTCCCTGCACGGGTCGTTCAGCCGCTCCTGACCCGTGACGCGCTCAACCTGCTCGCTAATTGCGTCACCAGCAAAGAAACGGAGCTGTGGCACTCTCTCGGCGACGCGTGGCTCATACCCAG AGAACAATGGAAGACGACGATACCTCCGTACCAACCGGTATTCATGGACGGGTGGTCTCCGGACTATCAAGTCGATGACCAACCTTTGCGTCG GGCGTCTCCTCGCCGAAATGAGGCCGGTCGGGGAACGGATGGGGCTATGGTAGAAGAGGAAGGAGCTGGGAGGGCTGATCGCTCCGAAGGCTACGGATATGATCGAGATGAGCCTGACTTGTATGGCGAACAATATGCGTCATTTCCCAG AAACACGCGAGCGATGGCTCGCGAGGACTCCGTCTCAGCAGCGTCGTCTCCTGAGCGTGAGCCCGCCTACAGAAGCGATCGTGACGAAG ATGACTTAGGCGAGGCGTGGGCGAGGGGCGTGTCTGCGCGCGGGGGGCGGGTGGTGCGCGTCACCTACCCCCGCACCGCCAACAATGACAAGGAGCTGACCGTTGTACGCGGGGAGTATTTAGAG GTGCTGGACGACTCCCGCAAGTGGTGGAAGGCGCGCAACCGACGTGGCGTGACGGCGCACGTGCCGCACACCATCGTGGCACCCGCGCTGTCGCCGCCCTCCTCGCCGCATCTCTACCCCAACCCCATCTACACGCATTATCAG GAAAGCGGTGGAAGGGGCTCCGGCGGTAGCAGTCCTACCG TTCCAGAATCGCCACGTAAGGTTGAGAAAGTGGTACCACCTCCTccaccgccgccgccgccgccaccCGAACCTCCAACGCCAGCACCCGTGATCGTGCCCCTCAAAACTGACACCATGAAGT CGACTAAATCAGTAACGAGCACCAGTAGTGGCCTGCACGAGGAATTGAAGATGGTATTACCCCAGATCCAGCAACGCCGGCTCGACTTCAAAAAAACCCCTGATATTTTCATACACCAG AAATCAAATCCTGATGAAGTAGCAGCTTGGTTAGAAGCGAAGGGCTTCAGCTCGACGGCTCAGAAACAGCTGCGGGTATCTGGCCATCAGCTGTTTGCTCTCTCGCGCACGCAGCTGGAGCGTGTGCTCGGACAGGACGAAGGCAAGCGTCTCTACAGCCAGGTCCTTGTGCAGAGAAACGTGTCTGGG TACAAGACGACATCAGCGTCGGAGCTGCAGAGCATACTGCGCAAGGTGCGCGAGAAGGTCGAGGTCTCCTGA
- the LOC125073648 gene encoding epidermal growth factor receptor kinase substrate 8-like isoform X2, which yields MMAMRNSGGGGGGARGRTSDATAARALDEFDTLAGLRRSAYVLEHLATFTVTRETGIVYPADGMRRLLQLEKSNGIWSQKMQLCLEDQWVLVMDYETGSIMERFPASWVHSPTAFTSPEPAELYNNVLAFVVGAPEGGGGNSPANARRELHIFQCHDVGAQTLVEELNALKGVGSGGSEGGRDFVIERERERERENEMERPRRQQMSAQLGRGERERGGSGGERDDASSTGSERLYEQDIAILNRCFDDIEKFIARLQHAAAASRELERRRRSRGGGKRAAGTGEGMLALRTRPPPERDFVDVLQKFKLSFNLLARLRAHIHDPNAPELVHFLFTPLALIVDAAQDVADGRLPARVVQPLLTRDALNLLANCVTSKETELWHSLGDAWLIPREQWKTTIPPYQPVFMDGWSPDYQVDDQPLRRNTRAMAREDSVSAASSPEREPAYRSDRDEDDLGEAWARGVSARGGRVVRVTYPRTANNDKELTVVRGEYLEVLDDSRKWWKARNRRGVTAHVPHTIVAPALSPPSSPHLYPNPIYTHYQESGGRGSGGSSPTVPESPRKVEKVVPPPPPPPPPPPEPPTPAPVIVPLKTDTMKSTKSVTSTSSGLHEELKMVLPQIQQRRLDFKKTPDIFIHQKSNPDEVAAWLEAKGFSSTAQKQLRVSGHQLFALSRTQLERVLGQDEGKRLYSQVLVQRNVSGYKTTSASELQSILRKVREKVEVS from the exons ATGATGGCGATGAGGAACTCAGGCGGCGGAGGGGGAGGTGCCCGGGGGCGGACGTCGGACGCGACGGCGGCACGCGCCCTGGACGAGTTCGATACCCTGGCAGGGTTGAGGAGAAGTGCCTATGTGCTAGAGCATCTCGCGACCTTCACAGTCACACGCGAGACGGGCATCGTTTATCCCGCAGATGGAATGAGACGACTGTTGCAGTTGGAAAAGAGCAACG GAATATGGAGCCAAAAAATGCAGCTTTGTTTAGAAGATCAATGGGTCTTAGTAATGGATTACGAAACCGGG TCCATAATGGAACGCTTCCCAGCCTCATGGGTACATTCTCCAACTGCGTTTACGTCCCCCGAGCCTGCGGAATTGTACAACAACGTGCTGGCGTTCGTGGTAGGAGCTCCGGAAGGCGGCGGTGGCAACTCACCTGCGAACGCTCGACGTGAACTCCACATATTTCAATGCCATGACGTCGGAGCTCAGACTCTGGTCGAGGAATTAAATGCTCTtaa GGGAGTCGGCAGCGGAGGATCTGAGGGAGGTCGTGATTTTGTTATCGAACGGGAAAGAGAAAGGGAACGAGAAAATGAAATGGAAAGACCAAGAAGACAG CAAATGTCGGCTCAACTGGGGCGCGGTGAACGTGAGCGCGGCGGATCGGGGGGGGAGAGAGACGACGCCTCCTCGACTGGATCGGAACGACTCTATGAACAGGACATCGCCATCCTGAATCGGTGTTTCGATGACATCGAAAAATTCATAGCGCGCTTGCAGCACGCGGCAGCCGCGTCCCGGGAGCTCGAACGGAGACGAAGATCGCGCGGGGGGGGCAAGCGTGCGGCGGGCACCGGCGAGGGCATGCTGGCACTGCGTACTAGACCACCTCCAGAACGGGACTTCGTGGATGTGCTTCAGAAATTCAAGCTTTCCTTTAACCTACTGGCGCGACTCCGTGCTCACATCCATGACCCAAACGCCCCAGAGCTAGTCCACTTCCTGTTCACGCCATTAGCGCTGATCGTGGACGCGGCACAAGACGTCGCCGACGGGCGGCTCCCTGCACGGGTCGTTCAGCCGCTCCTGACCCGTGACGCGCTCAACCTGCTCGCTAATTGCGTCACCAGCAAAGAAACGGAGCTGTGGCACTCTCTCGGCGACGCGTGGCTCATACCCAG AGAACAATGGAAGACGACGATACCTCCGTACCAACCGGTATTCATGGACGGGTGGTCTCCGGACTATCAAGTCGATGACCAACCTTTGCGTCG AAACACGCGAGCGATGGCTCGCGAGGACTCCGTCTCAGCAGCGTCGTCTCCTGAGCGTGAGCCCGCCTACAGAAGCGATCGTGACGAAG ATGACTTAGGCGAGGCGTGGGCGAGGGGCGTGTCTGCGCGCGGGGGGCGGGTGGTGCGCGTCACCTACCCCCGCACCGCCAACAATGACAAGGAGCTGACCGTTGTACGCGGGGAGTATTTAGAG GTGCTGGACGACTCCCGCAAGTGGTGGAAGGCGCGCAACCGACGTGGCGTGACGGCGCACGTGCCGCACACCATCGTGGCACCCGCGCTGTCGCCGCCCTCCTCGCCGCATCTCTACCCCAACCCCATCTACACGCATTATCAG GAAAGCGGTGGAAGGGGCTCCGGCGGTAGCAGTCCTACCG TTCCAGAATCGCCACGTAAGGTTGAGAAAGTGGTACCACCTCCTccaccgccgccgccgccgccaccCGAACCTCCAACGCCAGCACCCGTGATCGTGCCCCTCAAAACTGACACCATGAAGT CGACTAAATCAGTAACGAGCACCAGTAGTGGCCTGCACGAGGAATTGAAGATGGTATTACCCCAGATCCAGCAACGCCGGCTCGACTTCAAAAAAACCCCTGATATTTTCATACACCAG AAATCAAATCCTGATGAAGTAGCAGCTTGGTTAGAAGCGAAGGGCTTCAGCTCGACGGCTCAGAAACAGCTGCGGGTATCTGGCCATCAGCTGTTTGCTCTCTCGCGCACGCAGCTGGAGCGTGTGCTCGGACAGGACGAAGGCAAGCGTCTCTACAGCCAGGTCCTTGTGCAGAGAAACGTGTCTGGG TACAAGACGACATCAGCGTCGGAGCTGCAGAGCATACTGCGCAAGGTGCGCGAGAAGGTCGAGGTCTCCTGA
- the LOC125073648 gene encoding epidermal growth factor receptor kinase substrate 8-like isoform X1, which yields MMAMRNSGGGGGGARGRTSDATAARALDEFDTLAGLRRSAYVLEHLATFTVTRETGIVYPADGMRRLLQLEKSNGIWSQKMQLCLEDQWVLVMDYETGSIMERFPASWVHSPTAFTSPEPAELYNNVLAFVVGAPEGGGGNSPANARRELHIFQCHDVGAQTLVEELNALKGVGSGGSEGGRDFVIERERERERENEMERPRRQQMSAQLGRGERERGGSGGERDDASSTGSERLYEQDIAILNRCFDDIEKFIARLQHAAAASRELERRRRSRGGGKRAAGTGEGMLALRTRPPPERDFVDVLQKFKLSFNLLARLRAHIHDPNAPELVHFLFTPLALIVDAAQDVADGRLPARVVQPLLTRDALNLLANCVTSKETELWHSLGDAWLIPREQWKTTIPPYQPVFMDGWSPDYQVDDQPLRRASPRRNEAGRGTDGAMVEEEGAGRADRSEGYGYDRDEPDLYGEQYASFPRNTRAMAREDSVSAASSPEREPAYRSDRDEDDLGEAWARGVSARGGRVVRVTYPRTANNDKELTVVRGEYLEVLDDSRKWWKARNRRGVTAHVPHTIVAPALSPPSSPHLYPNPIYTHYQESGGRGSGGSSPTVPESPRKVEKVVPPPPPPPPPPPEPPTPAPVIVPLKTDTMKSTKSVTSTSSGLHEELKMVLPQIQQRRLDFKKTPDIFIHQKSNPDEVAAWLEAKGFSSTAQKQLRVSGHQLFALSRTQLERVLGQDEGKRLYSQVLVQRNVSGYKTTSASELQSILRKVREKVEVS from the exons ATGATGGCGATGAGGAACTCAGGCGGCGGAGGGGGAGGTGCCCGGGGGCGGACGTCGGACGCGACGGCGGCACGCGCCCTGGACGAGTTCGATACCCTGGCAGGGTTGAGGAGAAGTGCCTATGTGCTAGAGCATCTCGCGACCTTCACAGTCACACGCGAGACGGGCATCGTTTATCCCGCAGATGGAATGAGACGACTGTTGCAGTTGGAAAAGAGCAACG GAATATGGAGCCAAAAAATGCAGCTTTGTTTAGAAGATCAATGGGTCTTAGTAATGGATTACGAAACCGGG TCCATAATGGAACGCTTCCCAGCCTCATGGGTACATTCTCCAACTGCGTTTACGTCCCCCGAGCCTGCGGAATTGTACAACAACGTGCTGGCGTTCGTGGTAGGAGCTCCGGAAGGCGGCGGTGGCAACTCACCTGCGAACGCTCGACGTGAACTCCACATATTTCAATGCCATGACGTCGGAGCTCAGACTCTGGTCGAGGAATTAAATGCTCTtaa GGGAGTCGGCAGCGGAGGATCTGAGGGAGGTCGTGATTTTGTTATCGAACGGGAAAGAGAAAGGGAACGAGAAAATGAAATGGAAAGACCAAGAAGACAG CAAATGTCGGCTCAACTGGGGCGCGGTGAACGTGAGCGCGGCGGATCGGGGGGGGAGAGAGACGACGCCTCCTCGACTGGATCGGAACGACTCTATGAACAGGACATCGCCATCCTGAATCGGTGTTTCGATGACATCGAAAAATTCATAGCGCGCTTGCAGCACGCGGCAGCCGCGTCCCGGGAGCTCGAACGGAGACGAAGATCGCGCGGGGGGGGCAAGCGTGCGGCGGGCACCGGCGAGGGCATGCTGGCACTGCGTACTAGACCACCTCCAGAACGGGACTTCGTGGATGTGCTTCAGAAATTCAAGCTTTCCTTTAACCTACTGGCGCGACTCCGTGCTCACATCCATGACCCAAACGCCCCAGAGCTAGTCCACTTCCTGTTCACGCCATTAGCGCTGATCGTGGACGCGGCACAAGACGTCGCCGACGGGCGGCTCCCTGCACGGGTCGTTCAGCCGCTCCTGACCCGTGACGCGCTCAACCTGCTCGCTAATTGCGTCACCAGCAAAGAAACGGAGCTGTGGCACTCTCTCGGCGACGCGTGGCTCATACCCAG AGAACAATGGAAGACGACGATACCTCCGTACCAACCGGTATTCATGGACGGGTGGTCTCCGGACTATCAAGTCGATGACCAACCTTTGCGTCG GGCGTCTCCTCGCCGAAATGAGGCCGGTCGGGGAACGGATGGGGCTATGGTAGAAGAGGAAGGAGCTGGGAGGGCTGATCGCTCCGAAGGCTACGGATATGATCGAGATGAGCCTGACTTGTATGGCGAACAATATGCGTCATTTCCCAG AAACACGCGAGCGATGGCTCGCGAGGACTCCGTCTCAGCAGCGTCGTCTCCTGAGCGTGAGCCCGCCTACAGAAGCGATCGTGACGAAG ATGACTTAGGCGAGGCGTGGGCGAGGGGCGTGTCTGCGCGCGGGGGGCGGGTGGTGCGCGTCACCTACCCCCGCACCGCCAACAATGACAAGGAGCTGACCGTTGTACGCGGGGAGTATTTAGAG GTGCTGGACGACTCCCGCAAGTGGTGGAAGGCGCGCAACCGACGTGGCGTGACGGCGCACGTGCCGCACACCATCGTGGCACCCGCGCTGTCGCCGCCCTCCTCGCCGCATCTCTACCCCAACCCCATCTACACGCATTATCAG GAAAGCGGTGGAAGGGGCTCCGGCGGTAGCAGTCCTACCG TTCCAGAATCGCCACGTAAGGTTGAGAAAGTGGTACCACCTCCTccaccgccgccgccgccgccaccCGAACCTCCAACGCCAGCACCCGTGATCGTGCCCCTCAAAACTGACACCATGAAGT CGACTAAATCAGTAACGAGCACCAGTAGTGGCCTGCACGAGGAATTGAAGATGGTATTACCCCAGATCCAGCAACGCCGGCTCGACTTCAAAAAAACCCCTGATATTTTCATACACCAG AAATCAAATCCTGATGAAGTAGCAGCTTGGTTAGAAGCGAAGGGCTTCAGCTCGACGGCTCAGAAACAGCTGCGGGTATCTGGCCATCAGCTGTTTGCTCTCTCGCGCACGCAGCTGGAGCGTGTGCTCGGACAGGACGAAGGCAAGCGTCTCTACAGCCAGGTCCTTGTGCAGAGAAACGTGTCTGGG TACAAGACGACATCAGCGTCGGAGCTGCAGAGCATACTGCGCAAGGTGCGCGAGAAGGTCGAGGTCTCCTGA